Part of the Candidatus Hydrogenedentota bacterium genome, TAACCTCCTTTGTAGTACTCGTCCGGCGGCAGCATGTAGCTGATCCATTCGTTCGCGAGGCCCGCGATGACCGGGTATTTCGCGCCGGCGCCGCGCAATGCGTCCTTAATCTCGATGCCGAGCGACGAGGCCATCTCCCCCGGAATCGACACCGCAAGCAAGTCGCCGACCCGGAGCACGCCGAGGTACGACGATTTAGGCGAAATCGCCTCGAGCAGCGCAGGCAGGTTCTCGGGTGTAAGGCCGTATTCCGGTCCCGCTGCGTCCTTCAGCGCCGCGGGGACAACGTGTTCCGGCAGACGTAGCGTGGTCATCGAAAAATCGAATGCGGGGTTGGGAGTCGTCTCGATGGTCGACACCAGGTCGAGGGCCTTTACGGCCAATTTGCGCCCGTAGTCTTCCATTCGCGCGAATTCGCTGGGCCCCTGAGCGCCCGCCGTCGAGATGTCGCCCTCCGCGCCGTTCGAGTAGAGGCAGGTCGCTCCGGGAAGAAAACCTTCTATCTCGCGCTGCAAGTACCCGGGCCAATCCGCCGTCACTTCCATCGTCTGCGGTCCGGAAAATGTCGGGTGCGCCGTCCAATTGACCAACACGGCGATGGGCTTCCCCTCGGCCCCGTCGATCCGCGTGACGGTGAGTTCGTTGTCGATGATCGGCGAATCGCGCCGGTTTCGATTCATGCCATCCAACTTCATCGACGCCGTTCCTGCTTTCACCGGCTGATACTGTGTGTCCGCGTTCACGATGGCCTCGGCGATGCGGTCCGCCGTAAACATTAGCAGCTTTTCGTCGTAGATGCCGATCGCCTTATTCTCGAACACGTTCTTGTTGTTCATTGCGTTCATTTCGACCGAGCCGTGGCTGTGGCTTGCGACGAGCATCAGCGTGTCCGACGTGATACCTGTGGCGCCGATGCGCTTTACCGTTTCGTCGCGCAACGATCGCGGAATGCCCACGAGATCGACGGTTACGTACGCGTACTTGCGATCGTCTTGTTTCAACAAAAGCGCCTTGCACAACGTGTTGTCGTGAACGCCCGTCGCCGGCGCATTCTGCCGCTCGCCGTAACCGCCGAGCGGTACGTGGTACTCCTTTGTGTCCGGCGTAATGTTCGACGTGGCGACGCCGGCCATGAGAGGCCCGGCTGCCGCCGCATGGAACGCCACAAATAGAAAGACCGTGCATGCAATGGTTACGCGCGATGACATTGACTACCCCCTTGACGATTTGCACCAATGCGGAAACGATATACCCACGTACACTTCCCATTCTACTTGCGTCACGCCAAACCGAATTTCGGCTCAACTTCGCTTTTGCGCGGCGTACGCGTAGAATTCATCGTGCCGGGCGGGTTTCTGCCCGTCCAAACTGGAAGGATTGCGCGTGGGCAAGCCGATCAAGGCCATTGTGTACGGCGCGGAAGCGCAGGCGCTGCTGCCACAACTCGAGAAGTTCCCCCAGATCGAGGTGGTCGAGAAGTCTCCGGACATCGTCATTTGCTTTGGCGGCGACGGCACCCTGCTTTCCGCCGAACTCAAGTGGCCCGGCGTCCCCAAGGTGCCGATCCGCAACAGCCGCCGCGGGCACCGCTGCATCCCGCATCCGCCCGCGAAGGTGATCGAACGTCTGGTGAAAGACCGTCTCACCCGCACCGAGTTCGTGAAAATCGCGTGCGACGTGTTCGACGATGGCGCAAAAATACCGAAGCACTCGGTCACGGCAATGAACGAGTGCAACGTGCACATGGGGCACATCAACCTGGCGGTGCGCTTCCGAATCTGGTTGGACAACGAGCCTTTCGCGAACGGCATCGAAATCCTCGGCGACGGGTTTATCGTCAGCACGCCATTCGGCAGTACCGCGTACTTCAACCAGATCACACGCGGCGTCTTTCATACTGGCCTCGGCATCGCGTTCAAAAACACGACCGAACTGACGAGTCACGTCATTGTGCCCGACTCGGTCGTTGTGCGCGCACAGATTACGCGCGGCCCCGCCGTACTCGCGTACGACAACACACCGAAGTATTTGAACCTGCGCGAAGGGGATCGCCTTGAACTGCGAAAGGCGAGCACGCCGGCGACGGTATTGACATGGGAGCCGCTCGCGAACCCCGCGAACGGATTCTGACTTATTCGTTCGGGGCGGTCCGCGCCGGCCTCAGCCAAGCGATCAGGCGCGACCAATACGAGGACGCCCCCGAATTCTTGCCGCTGCCGATAACGGTCTGTGCCGCGTACGCGGCGTTTTCCTTCACGTGCTTGAGCAGTCGTGCCGCCCAGACGAATTCCGTGCTCAAAATGGCGAGTCCAATTGGAATTACTACGAACGCCGGCCCCGGCAGCACGAGCAATGCAAGACCGACCAACAGGACGGTAGAACCTATCACCGTGACAGCTAATCGGCGAGCATGCTTAATGGGGTCCATATGCCTGAAACCTTTGCCGCGGATGTAATTGAAGGACACTTTCATTCTACACGAGAAACCGATTATCCGCTTTCCCAGACTTGCCGAGTAAACGCAGCAAAGCGGCGCACCATTTCATCGTTCCGAAACGCTTGCACGCCCTTGAGATACGTAGACGCCCGATTGCCGAACGGTTTCCACCATCGCTCGGGAATTCTGCGAATACCGATGACCGCGCCAAGAATGGACCCGGCCGTCGCCGCCGTGCAGTCGTTGTCGTACCCCATCGCAACACATGCGCCAATCGTCTTCGTAAAATCGCCGCGGCCCAGTTGGAGTCCGAAGACCGTAAGACACGCATTGTTGTTCGTGTGTACATGGTGCATGCCTGCAAACCGCTTCTCGACCGCCGCGCGCGCCTCTCGAAACGTTTTGAGTTTTGGCGCGTAGCGCAACGCCCACCTGACATCGCGCGCGAGCCGGCAGTCGCGAGGAATTTCAGTCAGCCCAACCCTGATCGCATCGATCGGATCGTCGACGGCAAATGCGGCGGCAATCGCCGCGGCGAAAAGCATCGCGCCATACACACCATTGCCGCGATGCGACAGGTATGCGTCGCGATACGCCAACTCTGCCGCGCGTTCCGGCCACCCCGCGCACGCGTAGCCCCAGGGATCGCTCCGAATGTCCGCGCCGATCCATTCCTGATACGGGTTGTTGACGCCGCCCGATTCTTCCGGCACGATGCCCGCGCGGAGATTGCGCAATGTCACTTCTTCTGCCGTCCAGGCGAGCGGAATATGTCTGAGCCACATCTCCGCGACATTCGCCGTCGTGAAGCCTAAACCATATCGTTCGAGAATCAGCAGGCCCAACTGCGTGTACGCGAGGTCGTCATCGACGGGCACTTCGGCTATGTGGCCGCGGAGATAGTCCTTAATCCGCTTTACTTTGTGATGAACGACGTTCTGTTTCGGGTGAATGGCCCAGTAATCCTCCGGCGGAAACGGCTGCGACCCGAGTTTCGCCAGTTCCTCCATGTCTTCGACGGACCACGACTCCACCGGCACTCCGAGCGTACATCCCGCCGCGCGGCCCAGCCACGCGCCGCGAAGGCGATTCGCAAAATCGCCGCGCAGCGCCGGGTTCGCCAGCTTACGCGGTCCTCTTGGCCGAAGCCTTCGAATGGCATGCAACGCATCCGGCTCACGTTCACGATCCACCGCCGCGACACGCTGCAACCGCTTGCGCGCCGCATCGAGTTCACGGGTAACGCGGCGCACTTCTTTCCCGATGTCCGCGCCCTGTTCGTGGCGCAAATCGGCCCATAGCGACACCTGCTCGGCCAGTAGCTGAATCTCTTTGAAGTAGGGCATTTCTCGTTCCAATCGATGGGGTTTGTCCGTATGATACTGAATCGCCGAATCGGAGGGTGACTCGAATGCGGGTGTCGGGTCGTGCACGGTTACTGGGTGTGGCGGCGCTCGCGGGGTACGCCGTACACGCCATGTACCACGTGTCTCGCGGTGAACCGGAACATGCTATCTGGGTGTGTCACCTTGCCGCAGCGTTTGTCGGTGTGGGATTGCTGGCGGGGACGCAACTACTATTGAGCGTCGGTGCGCTTCACCTCGCTCTCGGTACGCCGCTGTGGCTGTTCGATTTGTCGCAGGGTGGCGAATTTCTGCCCACCTCGCTGGGCACCCACGTGCTCGGTCTGGCAATCGGTCTCTGGTCAATTTGGCGATTTGGCATCTACCGTGGGGCGTGGTGGATTGCAGCCGCAATAATGCTTGCGCTGATTGTGCTGAGCCGCCTGATCACGCCGGCGCGCTCGAACGTCAACCTCGCGTTTGCCACGCCAAACGGCATGGATCGGTATATCTCGAGTCACCTCGCCTACCTTGCGATTATGATCGGCATTTCGTGCGTGTACTTCTGGTCCGTTGAAACACTGGTTCGCCGCTTCGCTGCCGCAGCCAACCCGGAGGAGATTGCATCATGAAGGACTCGCTCGCACCGCGGGAATTGCACGAGAAAATCCTGATGTGGGCCGGTATCGCGGGCATCTTCTTCGGCCTCATGCCCCCGTATGTATTGACGATCGTTGTGGTCGCGACGTGGGGAATGCCTCCGCTCGAGCCGCCGGGCGAGCAAACGTTTCGCGCCGTCTACTTCTTGCGCCTTGTGCTGGGCAACGTGCTGGGCTTGGGCGTCGGCGGCGTTCTCGCTGCCGCAGCAACCAACTTGGGACTGCGCATCGCCGGCAAACCGACTTATCTGCGCGGCGCGCTCGGTGGCGCGATACTTGGCGCAATCGTTGGCTCGATTACCGCTGCGGTGTGTCCCCTAATGCTGTTGATTAGTTCAACGAACGTGGAATGGGCGCGGATCATGATCCAACGGTCGTTCCTTGTTGGCGGGATCATGGGTATCTCGAATGGACTCTTCGCCGGGTTGGCGATCGTCTACTTCATCAAACGGGCGGGACGTGGAACGAACCCATGATGATTATTCCTTTTTGAGCAAGAACCCCCGCGTGAGGCCGTCTTTTGTGCCGTATCCGACGACCTCACCGGAATTGTTGATGTCCCACGCTTCCACGAGCACCCACCCCGATCCACCGGGCAGCAGATCGTTCAGGTTTGTCATTGTCGCTGTGCCCGTGTCGTCCCAACCGAATGCGCGAGTGACCCCCGTATTCGTGAGCGAGGAGCCCACGACTTGGTTGTTGTCATTTATCGCCCGCGCAACACTTGATGCACCGCCGAGCGTGCCGAGGTCGGTAACCTGCGTCGTGCCCGTCCACAGTGCCGCGTGAATTGGACTCGAGTTTCCGATTTGCGCTTCACCCGCCGAATTACCGCTGGAATTGATTGAAAGCGCAAAACTGTACTTCGCGCTCGAAAATTGCTGGAGTTTGACCATACCCACCCCGGAGGTCCAGCGAAACGCGGCTTCCTTGTTTGTTCCGTTGTCCTCAGACCAACCGACAATTTGCCCTGCGCCGTTGACGGCCGTCGCGATCGAGTTGTCGCCGCCAAGCGTTCCCAGACTGGTCATCCCGCCGCCCGAGGTCCAGCGAAACGCGCGCGTTTCGCCGGTCGCAATCGTGCTCTGGCCCGCCACGACACCGGAATCGTTGATGCCCCACGCCTGCGCGGACGTCCCGCCCAGCGTGCCGAGGTCTTGCATTCCGTTTGTTGCGTCCCAGACGAATGCCGTGAAATCCTCGTCGAAATCCTCCACCTGCGTGTAGCCCGCGATTTGCACGGTGGCGGCGGCGTTGATAGAGAACCCGTAGCTGTGTTTGTCGGTCGAATCGTGAATATCCTCGAGCGGGCTCCCACTTTCCCAAAGCATGGCGTGCCGCCAATTGGCAGCGACAAACGGATACGAATATCCCGTCACTTGGGAATCTTCGTTGATGCTGAACGCATACGTCGTGGCGCCGCCAAGCGTGCCCAAGTCTTGAATCGTCCACGTGTCCAATGTCGAGAAGAAGGTGAAGTGCGTCGTCTTGAACGTAATGACGCGGTCCTCGCCTCCGATGTACACGATATCGGTAATGCCGTCCGTGGACCACGCGCCGCGCGACGGGTCATACGCAATAATGCGCACGTTTTCCGGATTTGCGACAGCCGGAGAGACCGGCACGCGCACGGTCACCGCCTTGTCGAATGTCGTACCTTCCGGACCCAGTTCGACCAGGGGTTCTCGGCCCAGCCAGTCCGATGGCGTCGTGATATCTTCGCCAATCGTAATCACCAGCGGTTCGTCAATCGCGCCTTTCGGAATGGCTACCGACGCGTCTGCAATGGGGCTGCCTGCATCTGTGACGACAATCTCGGCCGATTCAGAGGGTTCGACCTGTTCAACCGCGGAAACCGCGCCCGCGGTTATCGTGATCGGAATCGTCGTCGCGCGTTGGACACCGCCATTGTCGGTGACGATGAACGTCACATCGTAATTGCCCGGCGGCGTACCAATCGGGTACGCATACGTCGGGTCTTCGTCGAATGACGTGCCGCCATCTCCAAAGGTCCACGAAAACGTGGCGGCGCCGATATTCGGATCGTTCGCATCGCCGGAGAATTGAATGGTGAGGGGCGCGGGCCCGGCCATTGGTGTCGCGGACGCAACCGGCGGCGGCGGGCCGGTCTGCACATACTTTCCGCGCACGGATACGGTCTCGCCGGCAACAACGGCTACGGTCTTGTCCTTCGGCTTTTTCCAACCATCGATGGGCGCGAACGAAATCGTGTGATCGCCCGGCGACAGCTTGCGTACCTTGTCCCCGCTGTCCCTCCAATTTCCACCGTCCACACGCCACTGCGCCCCAGCATTGACCGCGTCCGCAGGTTTGAGCGTGACTTTGACGCTTCCTTTTCCTTTCGGACCAATGACAGGCGCCGCGCCGACGAACAATATGGAGAGGACGACCGCCGCCGATGTGATACGCATTCGTAAGCGACCCAAGTGTGCTATCGCGCCGAAACAATAAAAACCCGAGCTTCCCACAATATATTGTACCGTCGGGGGGAAATCAACTTGGATACTGTGCAACCACAATATTTCCGCCGAAGAGCTTCCGGCACATTACGCGATGCGAAGCTTGCGGCGCGGCAAGTGGACATGACATCCTCTCAAGAGGTCTTGGCAACGAAGGAATCCAATATGGGTACGTGCGCTCCGATGGCTTGCGCGGGCACACACGCACGCGTGAGATGTGCCGCACTAGTCATCTCTATCTCCGTTACTGCGACCGGTTGGGCGGCGGGTGCGGACGCCGGGTGGCCGGAATTTCGAGGACCGTGGGGAAACGGTTACGTGGCGGGCGCCGGTGACACCGTCGGCCTGCCGACGCACTGGAGCGAGACCGAGAACGTAGTGTGGAAGGTGGAAATCCCGCCGTTCGGTTGGTCGACGCCGGTTGTGCAGGGCAACGACATCTGGCTGACAACGGCGACGGAAGATGGCCGTGACTTCTTTGCCATTTGTGTTGATGTGGGGACCGGGAAGATTCGCATTAACGAGAAGCTCTTCCACTGCGACAATCCGGAGCCGCTCAACAATGGTGTGAACTGTTACGCCTCACCTTCGCCGGTAATCGAACCCGGGCGCGTATACGTGCACTTTGGGAGCTATGGCACCGCGTGCCTCGACACCGCGACCGGCAAGCCGGTCTGGAAACGGGAAGACTTGCCATGCCGCCATTTTCGCGGGCCAGGGTCGTCGCCTATCGTGTTCAAGAACCTACTGTTTCTTACGTTCGACGGTGTGGACCAGCAGTACCTGGCGGCACTCGATACGAAGACTGGCGAAACCGTTTGGCGCACCGATCGGTCGACGAAGTGGACCGACTACGACGAACAGGGAAACTTAATCCGCGAAGGCGATTTTCGCAAAGGCTACTCGACGCCAATCGTCTTTGACGTAAATGGGAAATCGCAAGTGCTCAGCCCAGGCTCGGCATGCGCCTTCGCATACGACACGGCGACCGGCAAGGAACTGTGGGCGCTCCGGTACGACGGGTATACCCCCGCGGCCCGGCCCGTTTATGCGGACGGCGTCGCCTACATCATTTCCGGCCGAGGCAAGGCAAGCTTGTCCGCCGTGCGCGTGGATGGCAACGGAGATGTAACCGAATCACACCGCGCGTGGAAGTACGAGGGGCCGGAGTTGCCGACGGAACCCTCGCCGGTACTCGTTGATGGCCTGCTCTTCCTCTTGAGCAACAACGGCACGGTCACCTGTCTCGACGCGGCGAAGGGCGAGGTCATCTGGACCGATCGTATCGGCGGCAATTACGTCGCGTCGCCGATTCTGGCCGACGGCATGCTTTATTGTTGCAGCACGCAGGGCAAGACGACTTTGATCAAGGCAGGCCGCGCGCTCGAAGTGGTTGCGACGAACTCATTGGACGAAGGATTCATGGCGTCGCCCGCGGTTGCGGGCGGCGCTCTCATCCTGCGCACAAAGACGCACCTCTACCGAATCGAAAATCAGGCGGGCGAGTCCTAGACCGCGCTCCCATGTCCAGGCCCCGGAGTCGATTCGGCATACTACGCCGATGTTCGACAAGGAACGCTCGATCCACTTGGGGATCCTTGCCATTCAACTGCATGGCGTTTCCGCGCAACGCCGTATTACACCATGAAACCGGTTCGCGACAAGACCCTCTCGAACGCGCTACGCAACGGCTCCGACATCAACGCCCGGCTTTCCCTGGCGAACCACTTTATCGATTATTTACAACTCCGTCCTGTATGCTGTTGACGGTCAATCTTGGTGCTTCCCGAGTGCAAGGCGAGGAATGCTCGAATGTCCGACCCGACCGACGAACACGAAGAATCTGTCTCTGCGGAGGAGCCCGCGCGAGGACCCGGCCCGGAGACTCCATCAGCGCCCGTGCGCCTGAACGTCGTTCCCGCCGTTATCATCGTCGCCGCGCACATGATTGTGCTCGCGTTCACGGTGACGTTGCCAACGGTCTTCGGGAACGCGGTCGGCATCGTCGTCATGCCGATCCTGGCGGCGCTGCTGCTCGCCATCTGGTGGCTCGGGTTTAGCCGCGCGCCCTGGCGCGACCGAATCGCGGGTTTGGGCATTTTCGTTGCAGTCGTGGCGTGGACGGTCGTGACGCAGCCGCAGTACCAAGCAAGAATTCTGTCCGTCTCGCTGCCCGTCCTCACAACGGGAATCGTCGCGGTCCTTGCCGCGACCATGTGGTCCGCGTGGCCTGCGCAACGCACAAAAGCGCTGCTGTACATGATCGCCTGCGCCGTCATCTTTCCGTTGTTTCGCATCGACGACGTGGGCGGCAATCTCGCACCGAACATGTCGTGGCGATGGAGCGCGCCGCCGAAACTGGCTGTTGACAATCCCGGCGGAAGTGCGGCATTGCCCGAAAAGCCGGGTCCGCTCGATTGGCCCGCGTTCCGAGGCCCGCAACGCGACGGCGTGGCGCGCGGGGTCGCCATCGCGACGAATTGGAACGAACAGCTACCGAAAGAACTGTGGCGCAATCCCGTCGGCCTCGGCTTCTCGTCCTTCTGCGCGATTGGCGGCTATGTCTTCACCCAGGAACAGCGCGGTGACACCGAAGTGGTCGTGTGCTACGAAGCCGGTAGCGGCGACGAGGTTTGGATCAATGGATTGAAGGCGCGTTTCGACGAGGCGGTCGGCTCCGGCCCGCGCGCAACGCCGACGTTTGACAGCGGCAAGCTCTACACGCAGGGCGCCACGGGGATTCTGCAGTGCCTTAACGCCGCGACAGGCGAGCAGGTTTGGCAAGCGGACGTCGCCAAGGACACCACCGCAAACGTGCCGGAGTGGGGATTCTCGAGCTCACCGCTCGTCACCGACAAGTTTGTCGTAATGTACACCGGCGGCGTCAGCGATTCCCGACAGGAATTTGGAGCGGAAAACGACGCTGTCATTGCGTACGACAAATCCACTGGCGCGAAAGTGTGGTGCAGTGGCGCAAGCGCGCCCGGGTATTCGTCGGCCCATCTCGCCGATCTCGGCGGCGTGCAGCAGATTGTTATGACCAGCGGGTTTGGCGTGCAATCGTTCGACCCGACAACTGGTGCACTGCTGTGGGAAAACAAATGGCCCATTCGGATGAACCCGCGCGTCGTGCAGCCCATGATCGTCGATGGCGGCCGCGCCGTGCTCGTCGGTACGGCCGAAGGAAAAGGCACACGGTATCTGCAAGTCGCGCTAAACGAGGCCAAATGGAACGTCACGGAAAAATGGACGACGCGCGAGTTTCGCCCGTACTTCAACGACTACGTCCTCCACAAGGGCTACTGCTACGGATTTGACGGAAACACGCTCATGTGCATCGATTCCGCGACGGGGTATCGCCGCTGGAAGGGCGGTCGCTATGGCGGGCAGTTGCTGCTGATCGAGAACTCAAACGTGTTAATCGTTCTGTCCGAAAAGGGTGAACTCGCGCTCGTGCGCACGAACCCGAGTGAGTTCGAGGAAATCGCGCGGTTTCAGGCGCTCACCGGCAAGACGTGGAACCATCCGGTAGTCGCCAACGGGAAACTCTTCGTGCGCAACGCGGAGGAAATGGCGTGCTTCGAGCTGCCGGGCTAATTCACGAAGACTCTACGTCTTCGTGCTCGTGCTCGTGCTCGTAATCGTAATCGTAATCGTAATCGAATACTCGACGTAATCCAGGGAGTACAAGTACATGTTCAGTAGGATCTCGACCCGTTCACTATCTTTCGCGCTCGTCTTCTTCATCATCTCGATCGCCAACGCCGACGCAAACTGGCCGCAGTTCCGCGGCCCGGAAGCCCGCGGTGTCGCCGAAGGCGCGAACCTCCCCGACACCTGGTCCACAACGGAAAACATCGCGTGGAAGACGGACATCCCCGGCCGCGGCTGGTCGTCTCCGGTGGTGTGGGGCAACCGCATCTTCTTTACGACCGTCGTGAGCCAGGGCGAAGTCGAGGCCGCAAAGAAAGGCCTCTACTTCGGCGGCAATCGCGACAACGCGCCCGACATGGTCCACATGTGGAAGGTCTATTGTCTCGATCTCGAATCCGGAAAAGTGGTTTGGGAAAAGCAGGTCCACGAAGGCAAGCCCGTCACGCCGCGCCATATCAAGAACAGTTATGCGTCGGAGACGCCCGTCGTCGACGCCGAGCGCAT contains:
- a CDS encoding neutral/alkaline non-lysosomal ceramidase N-terminal domain-containing protein; the protein is MSSRVTIACTVFLFVAFHAAAAGPLMAGVATSNITPDTKEYHVPLGGYGERQNAPATGVHDNTLCKALLLKQDDRKYAYVTVDLVGIPRSLRDETVKRIGATGITSDTLMLVASHSHGSVEMNAMNNKNVFENKAIGIYDEKLLMFTADRIAEAIVNADTQYQPVKAGTASMKLDGMNRNRRDSPIIDNELTVTRIDGAEGKPIAVLVNWTAHPTFSGPQTMEVTADWPGYLQREIEGFLPGATCLYSNGAEGDISTAGAQGPSEFARMEDYGRKLAVKALDLVSTIETTPNPAFDFSMTTLRLPEHVVPAALKDAAGPEYGLTPENLPALLEAISPKSSYLGVLRVGDLLAVSIPGEMASSLGIEIKDALRGAGAKYPVIAGLANEWISYMLPPDEYYKGGYEPGVSFYGETLGPTVVKQAIAAGEAVLPKASAAK
- a CDS encoding NAD(+)/NADH kinase; translated protein: MGKPIKAIVYGAEAQALLPQLEKFPQIEVVEKSPDIVICFGGDGTLLSAELKWPGVPKVPIRNSRRGHRCIPHPPAKVIERLVKDRLTRTEFVKIACDVFDDGAKIPKHSVTAMNECNVHMGHINLAVRFRIWLDNEPFANGIEILGDGFIVSTPFGSTAYFNQITRGVFHTGLGIAFKNTTELTSHVIVPDSVVVRAQITRGPAVLAYDNTPKYLNLREGDRLELRKASTPATVLTWEPLANPANGF
- a CDS encoding PGPGW domain-containing protein encodes the protein MKVSFNYIRGKGFRHMDPIKHARRLAVTVIGSTVLLVGLALLVLPGPAFVVIPIGLAILSTEFVWAARLLKHVKENAAYAAQTVIGSGKNSGASSYWSRLIAWLRPARTAPNE
- a CDS encoding ADP-ribosylglycohydrolase family protein, encoding MPYFKEIQLLAEQVSLWADLRHEQGADIGKEVRRVTRELDAARKRLQRVAAVDREREPDALHAIRRLRPRGPRKLANPALRGDFANRLRGAWLGRAAGCTLGVPVESWSVEDMEELAKLGSQPFPPEDYWAIHPKQNVVHHKVKRIKDYLRGHIAEVPVDDDLAYTQLGLLILERYGLGFTTANVAEMWLRHIPLAWTAEEVTLRNLRAGIVPEESGGVNNPYQEWIGADIRSDPWGYACAGWPERAAELAYRDAYLSHRGNGVYGAMLFAAAIAAAFAVDDPIDAIRVGLTEIPRDCRLARDVRWALRYAPKLKTFREARAAVEKRFAGMHHVHTNNNACLTVFGLQLGRGDFTKTIGACVAMGYDNDCTAATAGSILGAVIGIRRIPERWWKPFGNRASTYLKGVQAFRNDEMVRRFAAFTRQVWESG
- a CDS encoding PKD domain-containing protein encodes the protein MRITSAAVVLSILFVGAAPVIGPKGKGSVKVTLKPADAVNAGAQWRVDGGNWRDSGDKVRKLSPGDHTISFAPIDGWKKPKDKTVAVVAGETVSVRGKYVQTGPPPPVASATPMAGPAPLTIQFSGDANDPNIGAATFSWTFGDGGTSFDEDPTYAYPIGTPPGNYDVTFIVTDNGGVQRATTIPITITAGAVSAVEQVEPSESAEIVVTDAGSPIADASVAIPKGAIDEPLVITIGEDITTPSDWLGREPLVELGPEGTTFDKAVTVRVPVSPAVANPENVRIIAYDPSRGAWSTDGITDIVYIGGEDRVITFKTTHFTFFSTLDTWTIQDLGTLGGATTYAFSINEDSQVTGYSYPFVAANWRHAMLWESGSPLEDIHDSTDKHSYGFSINAAATVQIAGYTQVEDFDEDFTAFVWDATNGMQDLGTLGGTSAQAWGINDSGVVAGQSTIATGETRAFRWTSGGGMTSLGTLGGDNSIATAVNGAGQIVGWSEDNGTNKEAAFRWTSGVGMVKLQQFSSAKYSFALSINSSGNSAGEAQIGNSSPIHAALWTGTTQVTDLGTLGGASSVARAINDNNQVVGSSLTNTGVTRAFGWDDTGTATMTNLNDLLPGGSGWVLVEAWDINNSGEVVGYGTKDGLTRGFLLKKE
- a CDS encoding PQQ-binding-like beta-propeller repeat protein gives rise to the protein MAGAGDTVGLPTHWSETENVVWKVEIPPFGWSTPVVQGNDIWLTTATEDGRDFFAICVDVGTGKIRINEKLFHCDNPEPLNNGVNCYASPSPVIEPGRVYVHFGSYGTACLDTATGKPVWKREDLPCRHFRGPGSSPIVFKNLLFLTFDGVDQQYLAALDTKTGETVWRTDRSTKWTDYDEQGNLIREGDFRKGYSTPIVFDVNGKSQVLSPGSACAFAYDTATGKELWALRYDGYTPAARPVYADGVAYIISGRGKASLSAVRVDGNGDVTESHRAWKYEGPELPTEPSPVLVDGLLFLLSNNGTVTCLDAAKGEVIWTDRIGGNYVASPILADGMLYCCSTQGKTTLIKAGRALEVVATNSLDEGFMASPAVAGGALILRTKTHLYRIENQAGES
- a CDS encoding PQQ-like beta-propeller repeat protein, which encodes MSDPTDEHEESVSAEEPARGPGPETPSAPVRLNVVPAVIIVAAHMIVLAFTVTLPTVFGNAVGIVVMPILAALLLAIWWLGFSRAPWRDRIAGLGIFVAVVAWTVVTQPQYQARILSVSLPVLTTGIVAVLAATMWSAWPAQRTKALLYMIACAVIFPLFRIDDVGGNLAPNMSWRWSAPPKLAVDNPGGSAALPEKPGPLDWPAFRGPQRDGVARGVAIATNWNEQLPKELWRNPVGLGFSSFCAIGGYVFTQEQRGDTEVVVCYEAGSGDEVWINGLKARFDEAVGSGPRATPTFDSGKLYTQGATGILQCLNAATGEQVWQADVAKDTTANVPEWGFSSSPLVTDKFVVMYTGGVSDSRQEFGAENDAVIAYDKSTGAKVWCSGASAPGYSSAHLADLGGVQQIVMTSGFGVQSFDPTTGALLWENKWPIRMNPRVVQPMIVDGGRAVLVGTAEGKGTRYLQVALNEAKWNVTEKWTTREFRPYFNDYVLHKGYCYGFDGNTLMCIDSATGYRRWKGGRYGGQLLLIENSNVLIVLSEKGELALVRTNPSEFEEIARFQALTGKTWNHPVVANGKLFVRNAEEMACFELPG